The DNA region CCCTCAATCTGGGTGTACTTTGTGGTGGCACTGGTGATGATGCAAATCACCATCATGGGCGTGACGCTGTATCTGCATCGCGATCAGGCTCATCGAAGTGTCGATCTGCATCCAGCGCTGCGACATTTTTTCAGGCTCTGGATTTGGATGACGTCATCGATGCTCACCGCCGAATGGGTCGCCGTTCACCGCAAGCACCACGCAAAATGCGAAACGGAGGATGATCCTCACAGTCCGCAGGTGCGCGGTTTGAAGAAAGTCCTGCTCGAGGGAGCCGAGCTCTACAAAGCCGAAAAAGACGATCCCGAAACCATTAAAAAATACAGTCGCGGCTGCCCCGATGATTGGTTAGAGCGCAACGTCTACACGCGCTTCCCTAACGCCGGCATTCTCGCCATGTTCATTATTAATGTATTGCTCTTTGGCGTGGTCGGTATTTCCATCTGGGCGTTCCAAATGATGTCTATGCCGCTTTTTGCTGCGGGGATCATCAATGGCTTGGGCCACCACACCGGCTATCGCAATTTCGAATGCGATGACGCCGCGACCAACCTGACACCCTGGGCATTTTTCCTCGGTGGCGAAGAGTTACACAACAATCACCATGCGTTCCCCAGTTCCGCTAAATTTTCCGTGCGGAAATGGGAGTTTGATATCGGCTGGATGTATTTGACGATATTTAAATTCTTTGGACTGGCGAAAGTGCGGCGCGTGGCACCGACAC from Pseudomonadota bacterium includes:
- a CDS encoding fatty acid desaturase, whose protein sequence is MDYLFGFFRPSIWVYFVVALVMMQITIMGVTLYLHRDQAHRSVDLHPALRHFFRLWIWMTSSMLTAEWVAVHRKHHAKCETEDDPHSPQVRGLKKVLLEGAELYKAEKDDPETIKKYSRGCPDDWLERNVYTRFPNAGILAMFIINVLLFGVVGISIWAFQMMSMPLFAAGIINGLGHHTGYRNFECDDAATNLTPWAFFLGGEELHNNHHAFPSSAKFSVRKWEFDIGWMYLTIFKFFGLAKVRRVAPTPVLEDKEIVDIETVRAIVQNRMHVLREYAKSVTLPVLAAEKKRVGAERMKDMWSKARRVLVRRPELLDSTHRAKLETLLANNARLKTVHEYRERLRELWSGATVSNDKLLQQLKEWCQQAEDTGIQALQEFSDRLKRYTLAPAAATA